A segment of the Candidatus Eisenbacteria bacterium genome:
CTCCAGGGCGCCACGCTCTGTTCGGCTGGCCAACCCGAAGTCCAGGACTTTCACGACACCGCTCGGACTCAAGATCGTGTTCCGGGGCTTCAGATCCCGATGGACGATCCCACGCTCGTGCGCTTGGCCAACGGCCAGCGCGAGCTGATCGCAGACGGCAAGAGCGTCATCCCACGCCATGGGCTCGCGACGAAGCCGGGCGTCCAGCGTCTCGCCTTCCACCAGCTCCATGATGATGGCCTGCCGACCGTCCCCGATTTCCTCGAGTCCGTGGATGGTGGCGATGTTGGGATGGTTCATGGAGGCGAGGAGCTTGGCTTCGCGGCGGAGACGGGCGAGGCGAGCCGGATCCGAAGCCACCGACTCGGGGATGACCTTCAGGGCAACGTCGCGCTCGAGGCGGGTATCGCGCGCCAGGTAGACGATGCCCATCCCCCCACGGCCGAGCTCGCGCACGACGAGGTAATGCCCGAGCATCCCGCCGGCGGATACGCCGACGAGCGAGCCCATCCCGGCATCTCCGGAAGACGTGCCATATCCGGTGACGGTCCTGGGATCGAAAATCGGTCACCTCCCGTGAAGCAGTGGGAGTACCAGCCTACTCCGAATCGTCGTGCGCCGAAAGATCCATGGGACGCGGGTTTAGAGAGTGCGCACCGAGCGGTGCGAGGGCTCGGAAGCCCTCGCGGTGCAGGGCTGCCAAGGCAAACTCGTCCAGAAACTGTGGGATCCTTGCGGATCGGCTTGAACCGATGCCCATCTTACCTGATCATCCCCTTGTGAAACCGACCGATACCCGAAATCCCGACTACTACCACAAGGTCGTCGACTGCCAGTGGGCCTGTCCGGCGCACACCAACGTGCCGGAATACATCCGTTTGATTGCCCAAGGGCGCTACACCGACGCCTACATGCTGAATCGGGAGTCCAACGTCTTCCCTGGCATCCTGGGACGTACCTGCGATCGTCCCTGCGAGCCCGCCTGCCGGCGAGGGCGGCTGGAGGGCGACAAGCCCGTAGCCATCTGCCGGCTCAAGCGGGTGGCCGCCGACCTCAAAGGCGAGATCGGCCATCTCCTGCCCAAGGCTCCGGCCCAGAAGAACGGAAAGCGCGTCGCCCTGATTGGGGCCGGTCCCGCATCCCTGACCGTGGCCAACGACCTGATGCCCCTGGGCTACGACGTGGTGCTGTTCGAGAAGCAGAACAGGCCCGGGGGCCTGATGCGCACCAACATCCCCTCCTTTCGCCTCCCCGAGAAGGTCCTCGAGGAAGAGTGCGATGCCATCTTGGGCATGGGGGTCGATGTTCGCTACAGCTCTCCGGTCACGAGTATGGGGGCGCTCCTCGAGGATCGATTCGACGCCGTCTTCGTCGGCAGCGGCGCCCCGCGGGGGAAGGATCTGCAGCTTCCTGGACGCTCCGAGGCGAGCGCCAACATCCACATTGGGATCGACTGGCTCGAGTCGATCGCGTTCAAGCACATCGACAAGATCGGCGAGCGGGTCGTGATCATCGGTGTCGGCAATACCGCCATGGATTGCTGCCGCTCGGCGCGTCGATTGGGAGGGCGGGATATCAAGGTGATGGCCAGGCGCCCGCGTGGCTTCTTCAAAGCCTCTCCCTGGGAACTGGAGGATGCCGAAGAGGAAGGAATCGAGATCCTCGTCAACCATGCACCGAAGCGCTTCGTGCTGGAGCAAGGGAAGCTGGTCGGCATGGAATTCGAGCGGCTGGAGTGGGACACCGACGCCAGACACTCGAAGACGATCGATTCCGTCATTCTCCCTTGCGATGATGTGATCCTGGCCATCGGTCAAGAGGCGGCCTTTCCCTGGATCGAGCGGGATATCGGCATCGAGTTCGGCGACCAAGACCTCCCGGTCATGAACGAGACCACCTTCATGTCCACTCGCCCCGGCGTCTTCTTCGGCGGCGACGCGCCTTGGGGCCCGAAGAACATCATCTGGGCCGTCGCCCACGGACATGAAGCCGCGATCTCCATTCATCACTATGCCCAGAGTCAGCCGGTGACCCTGCGGCCGCCCCGCGGCCTGAATCTCACGAGTCGGAAGATGGGACTGTCGGAATGGAGCTATTCCAACGACTTCAATCCAGCGCACCGCCAGAAGATGAAACATGTGGACCTGGTCGAGCGCTTTCGGGAATTGTCCGTCGAGGTCGAGCTCGGTTTCACCGCGGAGCAGACGGCGCGCGAGGTGGAGCGTTGCCTGAATTGTGACGTGCAGACTGTGTTTTCCGCTCCGCGCTGCATCGAGTGCGACGCTTGCGTCGACGTCTGCCCGGTTCTCTGCCTGACCATCGCCCCCAACGGCGAGGAGAAGGATCTGAGGAACCGGCTCACGACTCCCGCCGTCAATCCGGATCAGGCTCTCTTCGTCTCCGAGGAGCTGCCCCAGACGAAACGGGTGATGCTCAAGGACGAGAACATCTGTGTGCACTGCGGACTGTGCGCCGAGCGTTGTCCCACCGCCGCGTGGGACATGCAAATGTCGGACATCCTCTTGCCCTACGCCAAGAACGGTTCATGCCCCAAGCCAACACCGGCGTAAACGACTTCGCCTTCAAGCTGGCCAACGTCAACGGCACCGGTTCGGCCTCCGCGAACGGGCTCCTGATGCAGGCGATCTTCCGTATGGGGATCCCCGTCTCCGGCAAGAACCTCTTTCCGTCCAACATCCAGGGACTCCCCACCTGGTATGAAATCCGGGTGAACAAGGACGGACGAACCTCCAGGGCCTTGGATTACGACTTGATCGTCGCGATGAACGCGCAGACGTACGCCCGCGACATCAAGGAAGTCCGCACGGGGGGCTACCTGCTCTTCGATTCGACCTGGCCTCTCGACAGAGCCCTTCGGCGCCCGGACGTGACCTTCCTGGGCGTTCCGTTCGCCCAGCTCTGCGTCGAGCACTTCCGGGAGTCCCGCGAACGGATTCTCATGAAGAACATTGCCTACGCGGGCAGTCTGATCGCTCTCCTGGACATCGAGTGGAGCGTCGTCGAAGCGCTCTTGCAGGAAACGTTCGGCAAGAAGAAGGCCCTGCTCGAGTCCAACCACAAGGCTCTGAAGCTGGGCTATGACTTCGCCAAGCAGAACTTCGAGTGCCCCCTGCCGTTCCGGCTGCAGCGGATGGACGCCAACGGCGACAAGATCCTGATCGACGGGAACACAGCCACCGCACTGGGTGCGCTCTATGCGGGCTGCACGGTCGCGGCCTGGTATCCGATTACGCCCGCGACTTCCGTGATGGAGTCGTTCAAGAGCCTGTGCGAGCGCTACCGCAAGGACCCTCAAACCGGGAAGAACAACTTCGCGATTCTGCAGGCCGAGGACGAACTCGCGGCGATCGGAATGGTCATCGGCGCGGGGTGGGCGGGCGCGCGCGCATTCACCTCCACCGCAGGACCGGGCGTTTCCTTGATGAACGAATTCCTCGGGCTCGCGTACTACGCCGAGATCCCGGCCGTCCTGGTCGACGTGCAACGGGTCGGCCCGTCCACGGGAATGCCCACCCGGACCCAGCAGGCAGACCTGCTGTCCTGCGCCTATGCATCGCACGGCGACACCAAGCACATCCTGCTATTCCCGGCGCATCCGGCCGAATGCTTCGAGTTCTCCGTGAAGTCGTTCGACCTGGCCGAGAAGTTCCAGACGCCGGTCATCCTGCTGAGCGATCTGGATATCGGAATGAACGACTGGGTGGTGCCTCGCTTGACCTGGAACGACGACTACAGGCCCGACCGCGGACGTGTGCTCTCCCCCGAGCAACTCGAGAAACTGGCCGCCTTCCACCGCTACTCGGACGAGGACGAGCATTTCGTGACGCCCCGCACCCTTCCCGGTTTCTCTCCCAAGGGGGCGTACCTGACGCGCGGCTCGGGACACAACCGGTTGGGTGGCTACACCGAGCTGCCCGAAGAGTACCAGGCCGTCGTCGACCGGCTCGCCCAGAAGCACCGCGCCGCGGCCCCGTTCATCCCTCCGGCCGTCATCGAATCCAGACGGAGCACGCGCGGAAAGGGAAAGGGGAGAACACCGTTCTCCCTCGTCACGCTGGGCGGATGCGACGCGGCCGTCCGGGAGGCCCTCGATCTCTTGTCGGAGATGGGAGTCCCGGGCGACTACATGCGTATCCGCGGTTTCCCATTCGGTGCCGAAGTGGAAACGTTCTTGAACGCCCACGACGTCAATTACATCGTGGAACAGAACCGAGATCATCAGCTGAAGTCCCTGATCGCGCTGGAAACGAACGTCCCCAAGGAGAAGCTCCGGTCGATGCTCTTCTACGGCGGCTTTCCCCTGAGCGCCGGCCAGGTCGTGGAGGGCCTCCTCTCGGCCTTGGGGAAATCGGAAGGCGAAGCCGCGCGCGGTCTCGGGGGAATGCCGGAAGCCCTGAGCGGCGCCGAAGGATGAGATAGAGATGCCATCGATTGCCAAGCCGTCAGCCGCCCCCTCGGGCTCGCAGACCAATGATCTCGGGCTGACCGTCCGCGATTACGAGGGGGCGATGTCCACGTTGTGCGCCGGCTGCGGGCACGATTCGATCACCGCTGCCTTGATCCGAGCCCTCTGGGAGCTTTCCATCCAGCCGCATCGGATCGCCAAGATGAGCGGCATCGGCTGCTCGTCCAAGACTCCGACCTATTTCGCGTCCGGCGCCCATGGGTTCAACTCCGTGCACGGCCGGATGCCCGCCGTGGCCACCGGCGCGGCGGCCGCCAACCGGGGGCTCTACTACATCGGCATCTCCGGGGACGGCGATTCCCTTTCGATTGGATTGGGACAGATGTCCCACGCCATCCGCCGAAATGTTCGGATGCTCTACGTCATCGAGAACAACGGTGTCTATGGACTGACCAAGGGACAGTTTTCCGCCTCGGCGGATGTCGGGTCGAAGTTGAAGAAGGGAGAAGAGAACCGGATGGCGCCGATCGATCCGGCGTTTCTCGGGCTTTCCATCGGCGCGACATTCGTCGCTCGGAGTTTTTCGGGCGACAAGCAGCAGCTCGTGCCGATTCTGAAAGCCGCATTGAAGCACCGTGGGCTCGCGCTGGTGGACGTCATTTCCCCCTGCGTGACGTTCAACGACCACGAGGGTTCCACCAAGAGCTACCTGTACACACGCAAACACGAAAGGCCGGTCGCCCAGGCCGACCTTGTTCCGCCGGCCGAGGAGATCCTGGCTCCGATCGGAGCCAAGGGGGTCACCACGATTGCGATGCACGACGGCAGCCTCGTGCGCTTCTCAGCCCTTCCGGAGGGCTACGACCCCGGCGACCGGGCCAAAGTCCTTCCATACCTGCAGGAGCAGCAGGCCCAAGGGTTGATTCCGACCGGGCTCCTGTATTTGGACGAGTCCGTCCCCGACATGCACGAAATGAACAACACCACGGACACACCCTTGATCCAGGTCCCCTTCGAGTCCCTCTGCCCCGGTTCCGGAGCGCTGGAAGAGCTGATGGAGGGTTTTCGTTAGCCTGTCCCATCGGTGGGTGTGAGACCGGCATGCCCTTGGGAGAGCGCCTCCTGGCGGGTGAATTCGAAGGTTGACAACCTCCAGTCCAGTGCTAATATTTCAGCACTGCTAGAAACTTAGCACTGGA
Coding sequences within it:
- a CDS encoding FAD-dependent oxidoreductase; the protein is MKPTDTRNPDYYHKVVDCQWACPAHTNVPEYIRLIAQGRYTDAYMLNRESNVFPGILGRTCDRPCEPACRRGRLEGDKPVAICRLKRVAADLKGEIGHLLPKAPAQKNGKRVALIGAGPASLTVANDLMPLGYDVVLFEKQNRPGGLMRTNIPSFRLPEKVLEEECDAILGMGVDVRYSSPVTSMGALLEDRFDAVFVGSGAPRGKDLQLPGRSEASANIHIGIDWLESIAFKHIDKIGERVVIIGVGNTAMDCCRSARRLGGRDIKVMARRPRGFFKASPWELEDAEEEGIEILVNHAPKRFVLEQGKLVGMEFERLEWDTDARHSKTIDSVILPCDDVILAIGQEAAFPWIERDIGIEFGDQDLPVMNETTFMSTRPGVFFGGDAPWGPKNIIWAVAHGHEAAISIHHYAQSQPVTLRPPRGLNLTSRKMGLSEWSYSNDFNPAHRQKMKHVDLVERFRELSVEVELGFTAEQTAREVERCLNCDVQTVFSAPRCIECDACVDVCPVLCLTIAPNGEEKDLRNRLTTPAVNPDQALFVSEELPQTKRVMLKDENICVHCGLCAERCPTAAWDMQMSDILLPYAKNGSCPKPTPA
- a CDS encoding 2-oxoacid:acceptor oxidoreductase subunit alpha, which encodes MPQANTGVNDFAFKLANVNGTGSASANGLLMQAIFRMGIPVSGKNLFPSNIQGLPTWYEIRVNKDGRTSRALDYDLIVAMNAQTYARDIKEVRTGGYLLFDSTWPLDRALRRPDVTFLGVPFAQLCVEHFRESRERILMKNIAYAGSLIALLDIEWSVVEALLQETFGKKKALLESNHKALKLGYDFAKQNFECPLPFRLQRMDANGDKILIDGNTATALGALYAGCTVAAWYPITPATSVMESFKSLCERYRKDPQTGKNNFAILQAEDELAAIGMVIGAGWAGARAFTSTAGPGVSLMNEFLGLAYYAEIPAVLVDVQRVGPSTGMPTRTQQADLLSCAYASHGDTKHILLFPAHPAECFEFSVKSFDLAEKFQTPVILLSDLDIGMNDWVVPRLTWNDDYRPDRGRVLSPEQLEKLAAFHRYSDEDEHFVTPRTLPGFSPKGAYLTRGSGHNRLGGYTELPEEYQAVVDRLAQKHRAAAPFIPPAVIESRRSTRGKGKGRTPFSLVTLGGCDAAVREALDLLSEMGVPGDYMRIRGFPFGAEVETFLNAHDVNYIVEQNRDHQLKSLIALETNVPKEKLRSMLFYGGFPLSAGQVVEGLLSALGKSEGEAARGLGGMPEALSGAEG
- a CDS encoding 2-oxoacid:ferredoxin oxidoreductase subunit beta, which translates into the protein MPSIAKPSAAPSGSQTNDLGLTVRDYEGAMSTLCAGCGHDSITAALIRALWELSIQPHRIAKMSGIGCSSKTPTYFASGAHGFNSVHGRMPAVATGAAAANRGLYYIGISGDGDSLSIGLGQMSHAIRRNVRMLYVIENNGVYGLTKGQFSASADVGSKLKKGEENRMAPIDPAFLGLSIGATFVARSFSGDKQQLVPILKAALKHRGLALVDVISPCVTFNDHEGSTKSYLYTRKHERPVAQADLVPPAEEILAPIGAKGVTTIAMHDGSLVRFSALPEGYDPGDRAKVLPYLQEQQAQGLIPTGLLYLDESVPDMHEMNNTTDTPLIQVPFESLCPGSGALEELMEGFR